DNA from Pelodiscus sinensis isolate JC-2024 chromosome 1, ASM4963464v1, whole genome shotgun sequence:
aAAGCATCACTCTGGCTGGCTGCCTCACGCAGGCTTTCTTTGTGCCAGTAAGTGCTACTGTCCACTCTGGTGTCCTAGTGACAATGGCCATTGATCGCTGTGTTGCCATATGTAACCCTCTGAGATACACAAGCATCCTGACCAATGCACGAGTCGCTAAGCTAGGCCTAGTGTGTGTGGTAAGAGCTGTTCTCTATATTGTGCCCTTTTCTGTGCTCCTGAGTCGGATGCCATTCTGTGACAATCGCATTATCCCCCACACGTACTGTGACACAATGGCGGTGTCACAGTTGTCTTGTGGGGACATCACAGGAAGCAGAATGTATGGGTTGGTGTTGGTATGTGTAGCCACTGGGTTTGACATGTCAGTCATTGCAATATCCTATGTGCTAATCACCAGGGCCATCCTCCGAATGTCCTCCAAAAaagcccaccagaaagccctAAGCACCTGCACCGCCCACATCCTTGTGATACTCATGGCTTATCCCCCTGGCCTCTTCTCCATTCTGGCGTACCGGTTCGGTAAAGGCATCACACCTTCTGCGCACATCCTTTTGTCCGATCTCATTTACCTCATACCCTCCATGCTCAACCCTATCGTGTATGGAAtcaaaaccaaagagcttcgtGAGGAAGTGGTTGCATTCATCTGCAGAAGGTTCTTGATTGGAATCACTGACTGTAAAACCACATGACACGTCTAGTTATTGAGAAATGGACTGTGTGACCCTGGATTTGAGACCTGTGTACTCCAGGATGCGATCAAGCTAATGGCAATCACACAATTTAAAAGCATTCACCATGAATAATTGTAATACAATGCTCAATAGTTAATAATTAATTTGAAATCAGGCTTTTAGGTGCAAGGTTAAAATATAGGTGGCAGTTTCTGCATCTCATAATGTGAGGAGAGGACAGAGAAGTAGATAAGTAAGAATGAAAGAAAATAATGGGTGAAAACTTTGAGTCTGGACACCTTTGATATTAGAAGTGGATTGAAAGTTGGCCAAGTGATGTTACAGGAAGGcccaatgcgcagtaagaaaagcaaatatggtaggcgaccagattagcttaccagggaaatccctGGTGAGTTtcaacaaaaaaaggaagcttatgaGAAGTGGAAACATGGACTGGTGACGTGgggggagtataaatatattgctcgagaatgcagaggcgtaatcaggaaggcaaaagcataAATGGAATtccagctagcaagagatgtgaagggtaagaagaaaggtttctacagagatcttagcaataagagggtgatcagggagggtgcagagcccttactggatgagggaggtaggctggtgacagatgatgtgggaaaagctaaagtatcaatgctttttttgcttctgtctttacagacaaggtcagctcccagactactgcactaggcaacagagtatgggaaggaggtgggcagcccttggtggagaaagagctggtcaggaatgatttagaaaagctagatatacacaaatccatgcaTCTGGATTTCATGCATCCAACAGTACTGAGGCAGTTGggaaatgtcattgcagagcctttggccattatgtttgaaaactcatggagattgggagaggtcccGGATAAtttgaaaaagacaaatgtagtgcccatctttaaaaaaggaaagaaggacaatccagggaactacagaacaGTCAGTCTCTCCTAAgtcctcagaaaaaaaaaacatagaggggatcctcacggaatctattttgaagtacTTGAAGGAGGGAAATatcatcaggaatagtcaacctggattcaccaagagcaagtcatgcctgaccaatctgattagtttctatgatgacgTAACTGGCTTCATGGAGCTGGTGAAGTTAGTCGattgatatactttgactttagcaaagcttatGATACGGTCTCCCAAAATATTCTTCCCAGCAGTTAGGGAATCaggaattggataaatggactgtaacatGGTTACAAAGC
Protein-coding regions in this window:
- the LOC102463023 gene encoding olfactory receptor 52N4-like, which translates into the protein MEASNFTGYDPPTFILMGIPGLEDAHIWISIPFAAFYTTALLANFTVLSIVAKEQKLHKPMYLLMCMLAVSDIITPTTIFPKALGIFWFNLKSITLAGCLTQAFFVPVSATVHSGVLVTMAIDRCVAICNPLRYTSILTNARVAKLGLVCVVRAVLYIVPFSVLLSRMPFCDNRIIPHTYCDTMAVSQLSCGDITGSRMYGLVLVCVATGFDMSVIAISYVLITRAILRMSSKKAHQKALSTCTAHILVILMAYPPGLFSILAYRFGKGITPSAHILLSDLIYLIPSMLNPIVYGIKTKELREEVVAFICRRFLIGITDCKTT